GCTCCCACAGTTTGATCGCATTCCTTCCGGTGGAACTCGGTCGAATGTGGGGGCGGGCTTGCTCGCGAAGAGGCCCTGTCAGTCGATAAAGATCTTACTTGGCGACAACTTTCTCGGACTTGCCGTCATAGCGCTTGCGCCACTCGGTCAGGATCTCGTCGCGATTCTTCGAGGCCCAGGCAAAGTCGTTCTTGATCAGGCGCTGCTCGTAGTCGGCTGGCAGTTCGGTCTGTGGCTTGGCGATACCCGGCTGCGCAAGAACCGCAAAGTTCTCCTTGTACAGATCCATTGCCTCGGCGCTGGCGGAGAAGTCCGCGAGTTTTTTCGCCGCGTCTTCATGCGGGGTGCCTTTGATCACGGCAGTCGCTTCGATTTCCCAGCCCAAGCCTTCCTTCGGCAGGATGATGTCCAGCGGCGCGCCCTGGCGTTTCAGCTGTACGGCTGGATACTCAAAGGAAATGCCGATCGGGAATTCCCCCGCCGCCGCCAGTTTGCAAGGCTTGGAACCGGAGTGAACGTACTGGCCGATGTTCTGGTGCAGACCGTCCATATAGGCCCAACCCTGCTTCTCGCCGAAGGTTTGCAGCCAGGCGCTGACGTCGAGGAAACCGGTGCCGGACGACGCCGGGTTAGGCATGACGATCTTGCCCTTGTACTCAGGCTTGGTCAGATCCTGCCAGCTCACCGGCTTGCTCAAGCCCTGCTTCTCGGCTTCCACGGTGTTGAAGCAAATAGTCGCGGCCCACACGTCCATGCCGACCCAGGCTGGCGGGTTGGCAGCATCGCGGTAGTTCGCGCCGATCTTGCCCAGATCCTTCGGTGCGTAGCTTTGCAGCATGCCCTGCTGATCGAGGATCGCCAGGCTCGAAGCGGCCAGGCCCCAGACCGCGTCAGCCTGCGGACGGGCCTTTTCGGCGAGGAGTTTGGCGGTGATGATCCCGGTGGAATCGCGCACCCACTTGATCTCGACGTCCGGGTTAGCCTTCTCGAACGCAGCTTTGTAAGCGGTCAGTTGCTCGGCTTCGAGGGCGGTGTACACCGTCAACTCGGTTTTTGCCGCGAAGGCATTCAGGCTGAAAGTAGCGAGCACAGCAGCGGCCAGGGCCATAGGCTTGAACATGATCGTTTTCCTGTCGGTGAGTTGAGGCTGTAGGGATAAGTCGTCAATCAGTGACCGGGCGCGGTTTGCCGCCAGGCCTGGGAACGGCGCAGCAAGCCGCGCGAAGCCCACGCCAGCAGCAAGGACACGCCTGCCGAGGTGAACAGAATCAGGGTCGACATCGCCGCCGCGCCGCCGACGTTGCCGGCGTCATCCATGTTCAGCACCGCCACCGCCGCGAGGATGGTGTCGGGGCTGTAGAGGAAGATCGCCGCCGACACCGTGGTCATCGCCGAGACGAACAGGTAGCGCACGATGTCCAGCAGCGCCGGCAGGCAGATCGGCACGGTGACGCGCAGGTAGTGGCGGTACAGCGGGGCCTTGAGCGACAGCGCGGCGGCCTCGAACTCGGCGTCGAGCTGGCGCAGCGCGGTGGTCGCGGTCATTTGCGCGGTGGTCAAATAGTGCGCAATGGTGCAGACGATCAGCAGGGTCATCGTGCCGTACAGCACGTGCAGCGGGTTGCCGCTGAGGTTGAAGAAAAAGACGTAACCCAGGCCAAGCACCAGCCCCGGCACTGCCATCGGGATGAAACTGAGCATGCGCAACGTCAGGTTGAGGCCGCGTTGGCTGCGGGTTTTCTCCATCAGGTAAGCGCCAGTGAAGATCAGCACGCTGCCAATCAGCGCCGTGCCCAGCGCCATCTTCAAGCTGTTGCTGTACGCCAGCCAGCCACCGCCGGCGGTCTCGTTGAACTGGTAGTGATTGAGCGACAGCGACAGGTTGTACGGCCAGAACTTCACCAGCGACGAAAACACTGCCATGCCGAACACCAGCAGCAGCGCCGCGCTGATCAACAAAACAATCGCCAGATAGCAGGCATCGCGCCGCTTCGACGGCGCCGGTTTGAACACCTGGGCGCGGCCGCTCATGGAATCGCCGTGACGCCGACGCAACCAGGCATCGACGCCGAAGCTGAACAGCGCCGGCAGCAACAGCACCATGCCGATCAGCGCCCCGCGACCGAATTGTTGCTGGCCGACCACGGCTTTGTAGGCTTCCAGCGCCAGCACTTGATAGTCGCCACCGACCACCACCGGCACGCCGAAATCTGTGATGGTCAGGGTGAACACCAAGCAGAACGCGGCGAACACTGCCTGCCGGGTCGCCGGCCAGGTGATGCTGCGAAAGGCTTTCGCCGGACTGGCGCCCATGCTCGACGCCGCATCGAACAGCCGCGCATCGGCCAGCGACAGCGCCGACAGCAGAATCATCAGCGCATGGGGAAAGGTGTAGATCACCTCACCCAGCACAATGCCCCAGAAACCGTAGATATTGTCCGAGAGCAGCCCGCGCAA
The Pseudomonas fluorescens genome window above contains:
- a CDS encoding putative 2-aminoethylphosphonate ABC transporter substrate-binding protein, with the translated sequence MFKPMALAAAVLATFSLNAFAAKTELTVYTALEAEQLTAYKAAFEKANPDVEIKWVRDSTGIITAKLLAEKARPQADAVWGLAASSLAILDQQGMLQSYAPKDLGKIGANYRDAANPPAWVGMDVWAATICFNTVEAEKQGLSKPVSWQDLTKPEYKGKIVMPNPASSGTGFLDVSAWLQTFGEKQGWAYMDGLHQNIGQYVHSGSKPCKLAAAGEFPIGISFEYPAVQLKRQGAPLDIILPKEGLGWEIEATAVIKGTPHEDAAKKLADFSASAEAMDLYKENFAVLAQPGIAKPQTELPADYEQRLIKNDFAWASKNRDEILTEWRKRYDGKSEKVVAK
- a CDS encoding putative 2-aminoethylphosphonate ABC transporter permease subunit encodes the protein MSANIALPLPHKQARRVSGAEVGDRIFVLGGKLLLLLLLGVAVLLPLLAIFWRGFSSEAGQGGGWLAAKELVSSANFHWLLGNSLKVSLSVAAIVVPLAYLFAYALQRTLIPAKGIWRGISLLPLMAPSMLPGIALVYLFGNQGMLRGLLSDNIYGFWGIVLGEVIYTFPHALMILLSALSLADARLFDAASSMGASPAKAFRSITWPATRQAVFAAFCLVFTLTITDFGVPVVVGGDYQVLALEAYKAVVGQQQFGRGALIGMVLLLPALFSFGVDAWLRRRHGDSMSGRAQVFKPAPSKRRDACYLAIVLLISAALLLVFGMAVFSSLVKFWPYNLSLSLNHYQFNETAGGGWLAYSNSLKMALGTALIGSVLIFTGAYLMEKTRSQRGLNLTLRMLSFIPMAVPGLVLGLGYVFFFNLSGNPLHVLYGTMTLLIVCTIAHYLTTAQMTATTALRQLDAEFEAAALSLKAPLYRHYLRVTVPICLPALLDIVRYLFVSAMTTVSAAIFLYSPDTILAAVAVLNMDDAGNVGGAAAMSTLILFTSAGVSLLLAWASRGLLRRSQAWRQTAPGH